A single window of Nicotiana sylvestris chromosome 5, ASM39365v2, whole genome shotgun sequence DNA harbors:
- the LOC138869422 gene encoding protein FLX-like 1 — MDAMDVAYLFNKAQHALNRASVLHHEAFFGSERNARSKSSISVRNAILISFSVRQRLEQIKGLQGQIDKVRAEVEHFKECMDILAAQKDTVQAELDSAKSQLRYARDNASVQAKKVEELESNLANLAKELEVSRFEVATTNIKAQANAYR; from the exons ATGGACGCAATGGACGTTGCTTATTTGTTCAACAAGGCCCAGCATGCTTTGAATCGG GCTTCAGTGCTGCATCATGAGGCTTTCTTTGGATCCGAGAGGAATGCAAGGTCGAAGTCCAGCATCTCAGTGAGAAATGCAATACTTATAAGCTTCTCC GTTCGACAGAGACTCGAACAGATCAAGGGCCTCCAAGGGCAAATAGATAAAGTGCGAGCCGAAGTCGAACATTTCAAAGAATGTATGGATATTTTGGCTGCACAAAAGGATACCGTTCAAGCAGAACTGGATTCCGCCAAGTCACAACTTCGATATGCAAGGGACAATGCCTCGGTCCAGGCGAAGAAGGTTGAGGAGCTCGAGTCCAATTTAGCCAATCTGGCCAAGGAGCTCGAGGTTTCCAGATTTGAAGTGGCCACGACCAATATTAAGGCCCAGGCTAATGCGTATCGATAA